GAAtcatgggatgggtttggggactGGGAAGGGATCTTGGTCAGAGAATCATGGAACGAgttttgggattgggaatggattttggtgaaaaaattatgggacatttgggggattgggaatggattttgGTCAGAGAATCATGGGataggttgggttggaagggacttttttTAGGTTGTCTCATCCAACCATCATGCAAGGAGACACCTCCCaagagaccaggttgctccatgccccatccaacctgaccttggataTTTCTAGGGATAGAGAAACCACCAGCCCCTGGACAGCACatgccagtgtttcaccaccctcattcCTCATCCAGAAAGGATGGACCACCTAGATGCCACAAAGGCTGATGGCACGGGGTAGGACCCCCGGTGTATCCTGGAGACTCCCCCATCTCACCTTTCCTGAAAGGTGTGAACTGGAATTCGGGCAGGTACCGCCGGAGCTTGGCATTGCTGGCCGTCTTCTTGAACTGCCCATCGGACTTGGTGGTGTCAAACTGGGATGGGAAAGGTTAAGGAGGAAAACCACATCTTGCTTTTGCTCCCTTGGTGGGAAGGATCCTCAGGATCATGGAATCTCCCAGGGGAGCTGGTGGGAACAGGGGCTTAGCCTTTTGTGAAGGATACAACGAGCTCCCCCCTGAATTCCATGGCCTCCGCGATGGCCTCTGCTGCTTCCCGGATGGAGACTTCATCTTCTTCTCCCACTGTGGAGAAGGGAAGGATCATGGCTGTTCCCTCATGGAGAGGGGATGCCTGGGGGGCAGCCAGGGCTTACCTGACAAAATGATTGGCTCCACCTCGTCGTATTCCCGCAGCACCCAAATGAAAAGTCGGGCCAGGTCCTGTTGAAGAGCAGACAACTCTTGGAGTGGTCACTGATGTCCCCCAGTCCTCCCATCCCAAGGGGACACAACTCTGGGAATGTCCCAGGACAAGCCAGGGGGGTTCAGACCCCTCTGGGGTCCTGCCAGTGGGTGCTCCAGCCCCCTTCCCTGCTTCCCAAGGCCACACCTACCAGGGAATAGATGAACTGCCTCCTGGGCTTGCCTGTTCCCCAGACGGTCAGAGCAGAGCCGGACTCTGCAGGAGGAAGGAGCCATGACCACCAGAGCCACCTCCAACCACCCCGCAGAGCAGGTGGGAAAGAAAAAACCCCCTCATTTCTCCCCAGAAAAAATCCCTGGAAGTCCTGCCACCCTCACGTTTGGCCAGGTAGACCTTGTGGATGAGCCCTGGCAGGACGTGGCCGTCCTCGATGTTGAAGTTGTCGTGTGGCCCGAAGATGTTGGTGGGAATGACGGCGGTGAAGCGTCGGCCGTGCTGCTCGGAATAACCCCTGGATGAGAGCAGGGAAGGGATGGTGGGTGGGCTCTCAAGCCCCTTCCTCCagcacccaaaaatccccagccagcagcaccttCACCTGCTGAGCCCCGGGTATCTCCCCAATTTCCACCTGGaattcccactggattccccTTGCCTTGAAATCCCATGGCTGCTCCCATGTCCCCACACTCACCTGTTTTGGACATCAATCATCCTCTTGGCGTAGGAGTATCCAAAGTTGGAGCTGTGAGGTGGCCCGTTGTGGATCTGGGAATATCAGAGCGGACAAATTAGGCAGGGCAGGGACTTTCCCTGGGTTTTGTGTGGGAATGGGGACTCTCACCATGGTCTCGTCGATGGGATAGGTGGTCTTGTCTGGGAAGATGCAGGTGGAGAGGCAGGAGACCACCTTCTGCACCCCCGACTCGTGGGCAGAGTGCAGGACGTTGTCATTGATGTGGATGTTTGTCCTCTGGGAAAAGGAACATTTATCAGGATCGTGGGGTCAGGGATCCCCAAATTCCTTCACCAGTACCTCATTAATAACTCCAGAAGCCACTGGAGCTCTGGtctggcactggcagcagagCAAACCACGTCCCTGTGTGCCCATATCCAAATTTAGGGAGTGCAGCACCCACAGGGATCCCAACAGTGCCAATTCCAAGGGTGCTCACCCAAAAATCCAGGTTGGAGCGGATGTTTTTGAAGAGGCCTCCGACCATGGCAGCCAGGTGGATGACGTGGGTGGGCTTGTGCCTCTCAAACAGGGCTTTGGTCTCGGAGCTGCTCCTGGAACGGGAAATTTTGGGATTCATTTGGGTTCGGCAGAGAAAATTGAGGCGTTTGCAAGGAAAAACCCAATCCTAGGAGAGGAAATGTTGGGGTGTGGTGGGGGCAGATTGGGGAGTTTCTAAGGAAAAACCCAGTCTTGggatgggaaaatttgggattggGTGAGGTCAACAGAGCAGACTGGGCTCTTTTTGAGGGAAAATCAAACCCTGGAACGGAAAAATTTGGGATTAAGTGGGTTCAACAAAGAACATTGGAGCAATTCCAAGGAAAAACCCAGTCCTGGGATGGGAAAATTTGTGATTCAGCTAGGTCAACAGAGTAGACTTGGATGtttcaaaggaaaaaggaaatccaGGGATAGGAAATTTTTGGGGTCACCAGAGCAGATTGGGGTGATTCCAAGAAAAACCCCAATCCTtggatgggaaaatttggggtttaGTGAGGTCAACAGAGGAGATTGGGTCGTTTCCAAGGAAAAATCAAACACTGGAataggaaaatttgggatttggtGGGATCAAGCAAATTGAGGCATTTCCAAGGAAAAACAAAATCTTGAGATGGGAAATTTTAGGGTCACCAGAGCAGACTGGGGTGTTTCCAAGGAAAAATGAAGTCCAGgtatgggggtttttggggttgatAGAGCAAATTCCAGGGTTtccagagaaaaaaccccaactcacGTCAAGTCAGCGTCCCGGGAGGACACAAAGATCCACTCCTCATCCGGCTGCCCCTCTCCATCAGCCACCACCTTCTCGATGGCTCTGCCCACCAGGCCGGTGCCACCCGTCACCAGGATGCGCTTGGTCACCTCCGTCATGGCCAAAACCCTGCAGGGAGGACAAGCTGGGATCACGAGCACGGGCATGGACCACCCTGGTGTGGGCACCCATGAGCATCCCCCACACCCCATGCAGGTGGGAtcggggttttgggggggaaattTCTGCGTTTCTGGGCAAAAAGGGGCGTGTTTGGCTGTGATAGGGCTGAAATTCCTCAGCTGGAGGCCACCTGGGCGAGGGCCAGCCCTGCCAcgtggcactgcccagcctctgGAAAGGGAGGGGCACCTGcacccccaggtgtgtgccccaaATCTCCTTCTGCACCTCCAAATcgcctcccacaccccaaataTCCCCCTGCACTTCAGAGAGGCTGCATCCCAGATCTACTCCTGAACCCCGAGTTTTGTGTctgcaccccaaaatctccacctGCACCCCATATCTCTTTCTGTACCCCAAATCTCCCTCTGCACCCTGGGTCTGCACCCAATATctccccctgaaccccaaatttccccctgcgCCCCAGATCCTATGTTTgcaacctaaaccttccctgcaccccaaatcccagctctgcacCCAGGATTGCATCCACGCCTCCCCTGCCCCTCAAACCCCAgcactgcaccccaaatcccagctctgaaCCCAATCCTAACCCACCCACCTCCTCTGCACCCCAAATCTCTCTCTTGCACCCTCATCTCTCCTCACCCCGTCCCGTCCCGTATCGCGTCCCTCCTCTCAACCCACAACCTCCCGcacccctgccctccccaccGTCCTGTCCCCCCACTTTGGGGGACCCCCCGGTTCTCCTCCCCACCGGTCTGGGGGGCTCCTGTCCCCACAAATGTCCCTTAATGGGGTGAGGGGCGCGTCTCACCCTCAGCTGGATTCGGGGCCACTCGGGTGCACTCGGATCTACTCGGTTAAGTTCGGCTGCTCTCGGCTCGGTGTGGGTTCGGGTTGAGTCGGTAGGGGCTCGGCTGTGTTCGGCCTCGCGCGGCTCGGCTCGGTGGGGGCTCGGCTGTATTCGGCTGTGCTCGGGGCTGCTCGGCGGTGCTTCGTGGGGACTCGTCTAGGTTCGGTTGCTCTCGGCTCGGTAAGGGCTCGGCTGGATTCGGCTTCGCTCGTCTCGGCCCGGTGAgagttcggctgagctcggcttcTTCCGCCGCCGTCACCGGGCGCTGCCGCTTGGCTCATCGGGAAATGTAGTCCATGCCCGGCGTCAGGGGAAAGGAGGGGGCGCAAGGGAGAAGATTTTGGGAAGAGGGACAAGGGAAATATagggaagagaaggaaatgcaggggaagggaaggaggtgcagggaagggaatgggggtgcagggacagaagggtggATGAGAAAGGGGTGCAAGTGCcggggaaaggaaaagagaaagaaagaggataTAGGGGTTTTAAGGGGGTTCAGGGGAAGGGGTGCAAAAGCAAGGGAAGGGGTGCAGGAAAGGAAGGGAGTACAAGGAAAGGGGTTTCCTAGGTGTCCACCCCAAAGGGGCTCCATCAAAAGGGATTTCAATGTGAAAACGCTTTAATCACTTTTAATACACTTAAGCCGAgattaaaaatgagcagagctaTCCTGCGTGTGGGGGATGGTTTTGAAGGCACCCCTGCCACCCCCACATCCAGCTAGATTTTCCCCTCGGGATTTTTGCGAGGCAAAGGCATGGCTTTGCTCTaaattaaaattttgaaagtggAATTAAGGGCaacccagccaggaattcccacagTACTCCTGCCAAAGCCCTGGGTAGCCCCAGTGTTGAGGAGCAATAGAATGTCAGATTTTcattccttttctccaggctgagaccTGGAAATGTGCCCTTTTCCTTTGGGAAAGTCTCAGGGAAGGCAGAATCCTTGGGGACCTCCTTGCTGGGAGATGGGGGCGTCCTTTGCTTATTTAAAGATGTCACCTTGTGCCTCTGTCCCCTGGAATTGCCCAGCCCCTCTTCCAGCTGGctgagtccctgtgtgtgtccagcCTTTTCAGGCCTTTCCCGGCTCCAAAATCCCACTCCCGGGGGTCTTGGTGTTGTTCCCACCTGATGTTTTACAGGATTCCCTGGCTGATCTCACCCACAGAGCCAGGGATGGACGCTGAATCTCCTTCTCCATGCCAGCTAATTCCATGTCTGTCCTGCACCCTCCACGAGACACTTGAGGTTTGGCAAGAAGAAACCTCACGTTGATGTTGGGATGAGTCAGATCCAGCTGCATCCATGCTTCCACCTCACTCCACGGTGAAATTATGGAAtaaaagggtttgggttggaataaAATAATTCCCATAAATAAAaatcatcccattccaaccccctgccatgggcagggacaccttccactagatcaggttgctccaatGTGGCCTTGAACACTCTCAGGGATGAGGGGGGAAAGTCAAGGAATATTTTCCACGTGCTGGTGGGAGAATAAGatgttcctgctgcctcctgcaagTTTTGGGAGACTAATTAGGGATAAAACCACGTTTCAGCCAAGGAATTGCTGGGAGGTGGCGCAGCCCAAGAGCTGCTGTGACAGCACTCGAATAACCACGGTGTTGCATTAAATGCAGTAATTTTGGAGCTTAAATATGCTAATTCTGGGTCTAATTACCAAAGAAATGTTGGAGCACGAGGGAAGATCACAGGGGAAAGGGATAAAGTTGAGGCGACCACATGGGACGGACTCGTTTGTTAATGAAATATCACCCAGGCTCCTGATGTTATCTAACAAGGCCTTTGGGATCTGAGGATCAAAGCCTGCAGCCAGACCCATTAGCTCATCTGGGCAGGGCGTCTGCGTGACACGATCCAGAGGACATCCCAGGACCTTCCAGCCGGCAGGATAAAGCTTGGGGTGGCTTGGCCAGGATCCTGTTGGAGAACCGCTGCTCAGTGTGAGGCGTCGTTTCCGTAACTAAGCTTCCTTGTTGGGTGACCTATTTCTCTGGAATGGGCCCGGTTCTGGGTCCagccccactccctgctctgccctccccaTGCCTCCCAGGAAAGTGGGGCAGATGGGTATGAGATTCCTGGGTATGAGATTCCCAGGTACAGCCTGTCCCAGGTGGAAGCTGTCCGAGGATGAGGCTGCAGCCAAGCTCCAGGAGCCCAGGTGAGACAGCTCTAAGCATCCCTTCCCTGCTAAAATTCCAGCTTTGTGGCTCTCTTTTAGGGAGCAGCACATCAGCAGTGACCCCTTTTTCCAGGCCTTGTCCCACAGGATGGCCTGTGCCAGTTCCCATAGGGATTGGAGGTTGCTCCCCACAGTGTGCAGTCCTTTGGGAGTGGGAATTATCCAAAAGCACAGAGGGGCAAGactgagatggggatggggatggtgaaCACAGATATTCCAAGAAATTTCGTTCATGGgattgggagcagctgctgcacaaGAATGTCTTTTTCACCAtcattttggatttggtcttgtCGAACCCAGTCCTCTGGAGGAGAGAGATGAACCTGCCACTGCTCCATGATGGGGTTTGGGGTTATTCTGGGAGTGGGATCTTGGCTAGGTGGGTGTGAATCCCATCAGGAGAAGAACTGGAAGAGATGCCACCTCTTCCAGCCCATCCCATCTGTTTGGTGTCTCCTTGGATGGAGTGCAGAGAACTGGGCAGGACccaagatcccatcccagggtggATGTGAGGGAGCAATGTGGGCACAGGGCACTGTGGATGCAGATCTGAGCCTCCTCCCAGTGTTCCCTGGAACCCACGTGAGCTGACTGTGCCCAAAAAGAGCGTCTCTGGCGCAGGTTTGGGATGAGGCAGACATCCCGCTGGGCCTGGCTGCTTGGGCATGTCCCAGGACCTTGGGAAGGTGAAATCCTGCTCTAGTTTCAGTCCAAGTGTTGATGTCAAGCTGGATGAACTCCAAGGTGAATGAGTATAAGAGCAGGGATTAGTTAAATTTGTCTTTTTATGGGTTAGACTTTATTTTAAGATGAGCTGAAGTTGGTGCCTCAAGGCAGCCAGGGGAGATGCACTATTTAActaaacagagaaataaaaaggcCAAACAGTTCCAAACCTATTCCCTCTCTTCTTTCTCAGTTCAGCTGCAGGGActgtttagttttggttttaaGGAAGGGCTTTTGTTCCTCAGCAAACTCTTCCTCTTTGAACCAAATCTGAATCCAGCTGTGCATGGAGTTCTCTGCCTCTCTGggctccagctgctccagagATGTTGTTTTAATTTGCTTTTGATGAATATTTTAGTGCTGCCAATAGCCCTGGAGACTTTGAACTCGTGTACCCGCCCAGAGCTCACCTGTTTGCCAGGAGCCTttgtacagagaaaaaaaaaacacatcaaAGGAGAAGAAAGAGTGAACGTCACTGGTGAGAAGCAATTTGGGGAGACCAAAGGTCTTTATGACCCAAAAATCCGTGTTGGAGTGTCAAAATTGGGAGACAAAAAGGCAGGAAGGTGGCAAAAGGGGCACCATCATCTCAGCAGGGTCACAGGCTCGTTCCTGCACCTCGTTGCCAGGTCTCCATGCTGCACCTCAGGAATCCACAGTGACTCAAGTCATAATGGGGATGTGATGTGTGACCTCAGAGCAGAGGGTTGGTGACTTGGGATCACCAGCACAGATGATCCAGAGACCCTGAAAAGGGAGGAGGGTGCCCTGGAGGCTCCCTTAATGGGACCCTGCAGTGAGGAGGGAAAGGGGGATTTCCATCAGGGATCAGTTGAAGACCTCATAACAAGAGGAGATCCTGGCCTGGAGACTCCCAGGGAGGTGGAATGGGGACTGTCCAGCCAGGTGGACAATGCAGCAATGACCATCACCTGGGTGCGCTGAGGAACTCACAGTAAGGGGTGTGATGGCCTGGAAACACTGGTAAACCAAGGCCcttgcaggaaaaggggaaatggaaatggaacctttcctgggtggccctggcaccCCTCTGAAAGTTAAGATGGTGTCAGGAAGACTGCAGCTATTTCAGATGGGAGCAAAGTGTCTGTACTGGGTGTAGCTGCAATATGTCTGGTGTAAGAAGAGGAGGCATCTGAAGCTTTGCTGAAGGAAAATTTTATTTACGTAAAAGAATGAATAGATAGGAGCAGCAAGAGGAAGGGATCCAATGTGAGGTTCAAGTAGGGCAAATATGAGCCAAGGTGCTTTGGTTGCAGGAGCTGTTGGCAGAGGCCAGAGCTGGTGGTGTCAGTGGTGGTGCTGAGGGCCCTTAGCAGATGGAGCCATAGCCCCTTCTGCCATAGCAGCCCAGGCCTCCCAGGCCGTAGCCAAGGCCAAAGCCAAATCCGCCAGAgatgggctgtccctgggcattgagctcagtgcccagagcagcggaggaggtggatccgacggcggtgttctgggggaaggaggtcatgatgggtcctggcagggtgaccagcacaggggaagggttGATGATGACGCGGGAatcctggcattgcagggcacagggctcgttgcagctgttggccagcggggtgggtccgcagggactgcagaggctgttgCAGGCCATGGGTGTGGTGTGGAGGGTGCCTAGAAGAGAGAAGTGTAAGGCAGGGCAGGGGCATGGGGCAGCAAGGGGCAGTGAGGGAGTGTGGAAGCTGTTGTGGAGCTGTGGGGAGGCATGAGGGCGGCTGGGGCTGAGCGTGCTGGAAGAGAGGGAccaggggtgcaggagcaggagggtcaGGGGATTGAGGCTCACCTGGTTataggcaggaggaggaggagaactcTTGAGGAGAAGTGTgtgagggagagaggctctgggctGGCTTTTATGCTGGTTCTGGAGGGGTGGGACAGCCTTGTCCCATGGCTTTGGGGCATTTTGCAGGCCGGGTGAGTGCTGAGGTGAGGAGTATTTTGCTCCCCACAACTCTGCAGTGTCATGTCCTGCTTTTGAGGACATGACCTTGGCGGCAGCTTTTAAATGCAGGTATTAGAGACCAAAGGCTGCTGTTAATTTTGTTTCTCTGGGAGGGCTGAATACATGACCAAAGCTTTGGAGAGGTG
The sequence above is drawn from the Melospiza melodia melodia isolate bMelMel2 chromosome 1, bMelMel2.pri, whole genome shotgun sequence genome and encodes:
- the GFUS gene encoding GDP-L-fucose synthase; this encodes MTEVTKRILVTGGTGLVGRAIEKVVADGEGQPDEEWIFVSSRDADLTSSSETKALFERHKPTHVIHLAAMVGGLFKNIRSNLDFWRTNIHINDNVLHSAHESGVQKVVSCLSTCIFPDKTTYPIDETMIHNGPPHSSNFGYSYAKRMIDVQNRGYSEQHGRRFTAVIPTNIFGPHDNFNIEDGHVLPGLIHKVYLAKQSGSALTVWGTGKPRRQFIYSLDLARLFIWVLREYDEVEPIILSVGEEDEVSIREAAEAIAEAMEFRGELVFDTTKSDGQFKKTASNAKLRRYLPEFQFTPFRKAVKETCAWFNANYANARK
- the LOC134430749 gene encoding feather beta keratin-like; the protein is MACNSLCSPCGPTPLANSCNEPCALQCQDSRVIINPSPVLVTLPGPIMTSFPQNTAVGSTSSAALGTELNAQGQPISGGFGFGLGYGLGGLGCYGRRGYGSIC